One window of Chryseobacterium sp. JJR-5R genomic DNA carries:
- the dnaK gene encoding molecular chaperone DnaK, with protein MSKIIGIDLGTTNSCVAVMEGKDPVVIPNAEGKRTTPSIVAFTEDGERKVGDPAKRQAVTNPKKTVYSIKRFIGTHFKEDAKEISRVPYEVVSGPNDTVKVKIDDREYTPQEISAMTLQKMKKTAEDYLGQEVTRAVITVPAYFNDAQRQATKEAGEIAGLKVERIINEPTAAALAYGLDKSHKDQKIAVYDLGGGTFDISILDLGDGVFEVLSTNGDTHLGGDDFDDVIINWMADEFKAEEGVELKTDAIALQRLKEAAEKAKIELSSSPQTEINLPYITATATGPKHLVKTLTKAKFEQLSAELVKRSMDPVAKALKDAGLSTSDIDEVILVGGSTRIPIIQEEVEKFFGKKPSKGVNPDEVVAIGAAIQGGVLTGDVKDVLLLDVTPLSLGIETMGSVFTKLIEANTTIPTKKSEVFSTASDNQPAVSIRVGQGERPMFNDNKEIGRFDLADIPPAPRGVPQIEVTFDIDANGILNVSAKDKGTGKEQTIKIQASSGLSDEEIERMKKEAQENSAADAKKKEEVEIFNKADGLIFQTEKQLKEFGDKLSADKKAAIESAHAELKTAFEAKNGDDVKAKTEALDAAWMAASEELYAAGQQPGADAAGAQNPGGNNAGGADDVQDADFEEVK; from the coding sequence ATGAGTAAAATAATTGGAATTGACTTAGGAACAACCAACTCTTGCGTTGCTGTAATGGAGGGAAAAGACCCTGTTGTAATCCCTAATGCAGAAGGCAAGAGAACAACGCCTTCCATCGTAGCCTTTACAGAAGACGGAGAAAGAAAAGTAGGGGATCCTGCCAAAAGACAGGCCGTAACCAACCCTAAGAAAACCGTATATTCTATCAAAAGATTTATCGGTACCCACTTTAAAGAGGATGCGAAGGAAATCTCCAGAGTACCTTATGAAGTAGTATCCGGACCGAACGATACGGTAAAAGTAAAAATTGACGACCGAGAATATACGCCGCAGGAAATTTCTGCCATGACCCTTCAGAAAATGAAGAAAACGGCTGAAGATTACCTTGGCCAGGAAGTAACAAGAGCAGTAATTACAGTGCCGGCTTACTTTAACGATGCACAGAGACAGGCTACCAAAGAGGCGGGAGAAATCGCCGGTCTTAAAGTAGAAAGGATTATCAACGAACCAACGGCTGCCGCTTTAGCTTACGGTTTGGACAAGTCTCATAAAGATCAGAAAATTGCAGTATATGACCTTGGTGGAGGTACTTTCGATATTTCTATCCTTGATTTGGGAGACGGTGTATTTGAAGTATTGTCTACCAACGGAGATACGCATTTAGGAGGTGATGACTTTGATGATGTGATCATCAACTGGATGGCTGACGAATTCAAAGCTGAAGAAGGAGTAGAGCTTAAAACCGATGCCATTGCATTACAGAGGCTGAAAGAAGCTGCTGAAAAAGCAAAAATCGAGTTGTCTTCTTCCCCGCAGACTGAAATCAACCTTCCTTATATTACCGCTACGGCTACAGGCCCTAAGCACCTCGTTAAGACGTTAACAAAAGCCAAATTCGAGCAGTTGTCTGCAGAATTGGTAAAAAGATCCATGGACCCTGTTGCAAAAGCGTTGAAGGACGCAGGGTTGTCAACTTCCGATATTGACGAAGTTATCTTAGTGGGAGGTTCTACAAGAATCCCGATCATCCAGGAAGAAGTGGAAAAATTCTTCGGTAAAAAACCGTCTAAAGGAGTTAACCCGGATGAGGTTGTAGCCATCGGTGCAGCAATCCAGGGAGGTGTATTGACAGGTGATGTGAAAGATGTATTGCTTCTTGACGTTACGCCGCTTTCTTTAGGAATTGAAACCATGGGTTCTGTGTTCACTAAACTGATTGAAGCAAACACGACGATCCCGACTAAAAAATCTGAAGTATTCTCTACCGCCTCTGATAACCAGCCTGCAGTAAGCATCAGAGTAGGACAGGGAGAAAGACCGATGTTCAATGACAATAAAGAGATCGGAAGATTTGATCTTGCTGACATTCCGCCGGCACCAAGAGGCGTTCCTCAGATCGAAGTAACTTTCGATATCGATGCCAACGGTATCCTGAACGTTTCTGCTAAAGATAAAGGAACCGGTAAAGAACAGACCATTAAAATTCAGGCATCTTCAGGTCTTTCTGACGAAGAAATCGAAAGAATGAAAAAAGAAGCTCAGGAAAACTCTGCAGCGGATGCCAAGAAAAAAGAAGAAGTTGAAATCTTCAACAAAGCAGACGGACTGATCTTCCAGACTGAAAAGCAGCTGAAAGAATTTGGTGATAAATTGTCTGCGGATAAAAAAGCAGCCATTGAATCAGCTCATGCAGAACTGAAAACCGCTTTCGAAGCGAAGAACGGAGATGATGTAAAAGCCAAGACTGAAGCTTTGGATGCAGCATGGATGGCCGCTTCAGAAGAATTGTATGCAGCAGGCCAACAGCCGGGTGCAGATGCAGCCGGTGCTCAGAACCCGGGAGGAAATAATGCAGGAGGTGCAGATGATGTACAGGATGCAGATTTTGAAGAAGTAAAATAA
- a CDS encoding Mrp/NBP35 family ATP-binding protein, which translates to MLTKEKVHSFLKEIEVDDLVNNLQIMGNDVYIDMTAHSPAMHEKKKLEAAMKQAFASEFGEEVHLKLKIVSPEPAEIQQSQIKGKQIAGIQNIIAVASGKGGVGKSTVAANLAVTLAKMGFKVGLLDADIYGPSVPTMFDTEGEKPISVEVNGKSLMKPVENYGVKMLSIGYFSGANQAVVWRGPMASKALNQMIRDAAWGELDFLLIDLPPGTGDIHLSIIQEVPVTGAVIVSTPQHVALADVRKGIAMFQMESISIPVLGLIENMAYFTPEELPGNKYYIFGKQGAQYLAEDLGIPVLGEIPLIQSIREAGDVGRPAALQEGSEIAEIYTETARKMIESLVERNKSLPPTEAVKITTMAGCSPKAK; encoded by the coding sequence ATGTTGACGAAAGAAAAGGTTCATAGTTTCCTTAAAGAAATAGAAGTTGATGATTTGGTGAACAACCTTCAGATCATGGGCAATGATGTGTATATTGATATGACGGCCCATTCACCGGCCATGCACGAGAAGAAGAAGCTGGAAGCTGCCATGAAACAGGCTTTTGCCAGTGAATTCGGGGAAGAAGTCCATTTAAAGCTGAAAATAGTTTCTCCTGAGCCTGCTGAAATTCAGCAGAGCCAGATTAAGGGGAAACAGATCGCAGGGATTCAGAATATTATTGCCGTTGCTTCCGGGAAAGGAGGTGTTGGTAAGTCTACGGTTGCGGCTAATTTAGCAGTGACATTAGCAAAAATGGGTTTTAAAGTAGGTTTGCTGGATGCCGATATTTATGGGCCTTCGGTGCCCACCATGTTTGATACGGAAGGCGAGAAACCGATTTCTGTAGAAGTGAACGGGAAAAGCCTGATGAAGCCTGTTGAAAATTACGGAGTGAAAATGCTGTCTATAGGATATTTTTCAGGAGCCAACCAGGCGGTAGTCTGGAGAGGCCCGATGGCATCCAAAGCATTGAACCAGATGATCCGGGATGCAGCCTGGGGAGAACTGGACTTTTTACTAATCGACCTGCCGCCGGGAACAGGGGATATCCATCTGTCCATCATCCAGGAAGTTCCGGTAACGGGTGCGGTAATTGTAAGTACGCCTCAGCATGTGGCACTGGCAGACGTGCGAAAAGGGATTGCCATGTTCCAGATGGAAAGCATCAGCATTCCGGTTCTCGGGCTTATTGAAAATATGGCCTATTTTACTCCTGAAGAACTGCCCGGCAATAAATATTATATCTTTGGCAAGCAGGGAGCGCAATATCTGGCAGAAGATTTAGGAATTCCGGTATTGGGAGAAATCCCCCTCATCCAGAGCATTAGGGAAGCAGGCGATGTCGGAAGGCCGGCTGCTTTACAGGAAGGATCCGAGATTGCAGAGATCTATACGGAAACTGCCCGGAAGATGATAGAAAGCTTAGTGGAGCGGAATAAAAGCCTTCCTCCCACCGAAGCGGTAAAAATCACCACGATGGCAGGATGCTCGCCGAAAGCAAAGTAA
- a CDS encoding response regulator transcription factor produces MKNILIADGHYVVRTGTSMVLESKLQYPCSIDFAETYIEAKKKVSEKIYDLLIIDIDIPDSIFKAMVKELKKKQKHLKILIFATYDENVGIQYIEEGAAGYLNKGASESEILTAVMGIFEEGYYYTVDMMKKLVSQSSESHSVERLSKREFQIFKLLAEGNGNIEISNSLNLKMSTISTYKKKIFEKLQVKNVVDLVRIYDDMH; encoded by the coding sequence ATGAAAAACATACTCATTGCAGATGGTCATTATGTTGTACGCACAGGTACGTCTATGGTGCTGGAATCAAAACTTCAATATCCGTGCAGCATAGATTTTGCCGAGACCTATATTGAAGCAAAGAAAAAAGTTTCTGAAAAAATATATGATCTTCTAATCATTGATATTGATATCCCGGATAGTATTTTTAAGGCAATGGTAAAAGAACTTAAGAAAAAACAGAAGCATCTTAAAATTTTAATTTTTGCCACTTACGACGAAAATGTCGGAATACAATACATAGAGGAAGGTGCGGCAGGCTACCTGAATAAAGGTGCTTCGGAATCTGAAATTCTGACGGCGGTAATGGGAATATTTGAAGAAGGCTACTATTATACGGTAGATATGATGAAAAAACTGGTTTCACAGTCTTCCGAAAGTCATTCCGTGGAACGGCTCTCCAAAAGGGAATTCCAGATTTTTAAGCTTTTGGCAGAAGGAAACGGAAATATTGAAATCTCAAACAGCCTGAATCTGAAGATGTCTACTATAAGTACCTATAAAAAGAAAATCTTTGAGAAACTGCAGGTGAAAAATGTAGTGGATCTTGTAAGGATTTATGATGATATGCATTAA
- a CDS encoding choice-of-anchor I family protein, which yields MINNYLLKGSVAAAFLLQGALSAQTSLVHYWNFNNNASAAAIITPTSTLTGGSLTAVTSGTTDIDFTGGTGQNFNIENLNARNGDASGTHLRYNFPVNGNLQFNLPTTGYNNIVVKFTTRRSGSGAGTQTWSYSTDGTTFQTYQTVTPQDANPQLVTFDFSAVPGVANNPNFKLKVQFAAGSGGSVGNNRFDNFTVDATPAGGADTTPPTVTYLPVDNTSNASTSINPTLSFNENVRLADNSPINDSNAQMLVDFRLGNAAGTQIPFTTTFSSNKITVIPASALVPGQTYYLALRPNMVEDASDNAVTASTSTVFTTAGTSVSLEKNFIKVNENAGTLSFKINVSNPSASSVNLVVKQAPFSTADSNDFTLASQTINITPSATSYTVNIPITDDTVQEQQAEYFVVSLENPSGTVISGDSNATVYIVDNDTPAPVPSNQIQLNYIGSFDPSGNNNSSTEIVVHDPSTQRLFTISSLTDVFDIINFSNPNAPTVINTINMAPYGGITSIAVKNGIIAAASPNTNPQQNGSVVFFDINGNFLKQVTVGALPDMITFSPDGTKVMTANEGEPNDAYTVDPEGTVSIIDISGGINTLTQSNVTTLNFNAFDSQVAALAATGLRKVRTNNTLSQDLEPEYITISPDSQKAWVTLQENNAVAEINLVSKSVTSIWGLGKKDMSIPGNGFDASDNNGEILIANWPVKAYFLPDGTQNFKVGGTNYLVTANEGDEKDLSGFSERTTVGAATYTLDPTLFLNASILKASYNLGRLRVSNATGNTDGDADFEEIAALGARSFSIFNADTKQIVYDSGDRFERYIAANYPLIFNADNESNTVKNRSRAKGPEPEGVTLGTVNGQTYAFITVERTGGVMVYNITDPNNPTFTDYKNSRTTSAYGGDNGPEGIIYIDASNTTTGKGYVVIANEISGTLSMYEVAQSPTLATGEVKTEKATFNVFPNPVMKGSTLYFNRAQDYELYDMSGKLLGKEKTALTINTSKLSTGIYLVKTSEGHVKRVIVK from the coding sequence ATGATTAATAACTACTTGTTAAAAGGGTCTGTTGCTGCAGCCTTCCTGCTTCAGGGCGCTTTATCCGCACAGACGTCCCTTGTCCATTACTGGAACTTTAATAACAATGCTTCGGCAGCGGCCATCATTACGCCCACATCAACCTTAACAGGCGGATCGCTGACAGCGGTAACCAGCGGAACCACTGATATCGATTTCACAGGCGGAACAGGGCAAAATTTTAACATCGAAAACCTGAATGCAAGAAACGGTGATGCTTCCGGAACCCATTTAAGATATAATTTCCCGGTTAACGGGAATCTGCAGTTCAACCTGCCGACTACCGGCTATAATAATATCGTGGTGAAATTTACCACCAGAAGATCAGGCTCGGGAGCGGGAACGCAAACATGGTCCTATTCTACGGACGGAACTACTTTCCAGACCTATCAGACGGTAACCCCGCAGGATGCCAATCCGCAGCTGGTTACCTTTGATTTTTCTGCCGTACCCGGTGTTGCCAATAATCCGAATTTTAAGCTGAAAGTACAGTTCGCGGCAGGTTCAGGAGGAAGCGTGGGAAATAACCGTTTCGATAATTTTACTGTTGACGCCACACCTGCGGGCGGTGCAGATACTACTCCACCTACCGTAACATATCTGCCTGTAGACAACACCAGTAATGCTTCCACTTCAATAAACCCTACCCTTTCATTTAATGAAAATGTAAGGCTGGCAGACAATTCTCCGATCAACGATTCCAATGCACAAATGCTTGTTGATTTCCGTCTCGGAAACGCAGCCGGAACACAAATTCCCTTCACGACAACTTTCAGCAGCAATAAAATCACGGTCATCCCTGCTTCAGCACTGGTTCCCGGCCAGACCTATTATCTGGCCTTAAGACCGAATATGGTGGAAGATGCAAGTGATAATGCGGTAACAGCCTCCACCTCTACCGTCTTTACGACTGCCGGGACTTCGGTTTCCTTGGAAAAAAATTTCATCAAAGTAAATGAAAACGCAGGAACGCTGTCATTTAAGATCAATGTCAGCAATCCTTCTGCTTCATCCGTGAATCTAGTTGTAAAACAGGCACCGTTCAGTACTGCGGACAGCAACGATTTCACATTGGCCAGCCAGACCATAAATATTACGCCGTCAGCAACAAGCTATACCGTAAACATCCCGATCACTGATGATACGGTGCAAGAACAGCAGGCAGAATATTTTGTCGTGAGCCTTGAGAATCCTTCCGGGACTGTTATTTCAGGGGACAGCAATGCCACTGTTTATATTGTTGACAACGATACTCCGGCTCCGGTACCTTCCAATCAGATCCAGTTAAACTACATCGGGAGCTTTGATCCTTCGGGAAATAACAACAGCTCTACGGAAATTGTGGTTCATGATCCTTCCACGCAGCGGTTATTTACCATCAGTTCGCTTACGGATGTGTTTGACATCATCAACTTCAGCAATCCGAATGCCCCGACTGTCATCAATACCATCAATATGGCGCCTTACGGAGGAATTACAAGCATCGCCGTAAAAAACGGGATCATTGCAGCAGCTTCCCCCAATACCAATCCTCAACAGAACGGATCGGTAGTTTTCTTCGATATCAACGGAAACTTTTTAAAACAGGTGACGGTAGGCGCATTACCGGATATGATCACGTTCTCTCCGGACGGAACGAAAGTAATGACGGCCAACGAAGGCGAGCCTAATGATGCATATACCGTAGATCCTGAGGGAACGGTGAGCATTATCGATATTTCCGGAGGCATCAATACCCTTACCCAAAGCAATGTAACCACCCTTAATTTTAATGCGTTCGATTCCCAGGTTGCCGCGCTGGCTGCAACGGGCTTAAGAAAAGTAAGAACCAACAATACTCTTTCCCAGGACCTGGAGCCGGAATACATCACCATCAGTCCGGACAGCCAGAAAGCATGGGTAACGCTTCAGGAAAACAATGCGGTGGCAGAGATAAACCTTGTAAGCAAATCCGTTACAAGCATCTGGGGATTAGGTAAAAAAGACATGAGCATTCCCGGGAACGGTTTTGATGCTTCAGACAACAACGGGGAAATTTTAATCGCCAACTGGCCGGTAAAGGCTTATTTTCTGCCGGACGGCACCCAGAACTTCAAAGTGGGAGGAACCAATTATCTGGTAACCGCGAATGAAGGGGATGAAAAAGACCTGTCAGGATTCAGTGAACGCACAACTGTCGGAGCCGCAACATATACTTTGGACCCGACCCTGTTTCTGAACGCATCCATCCTTAAGGCTTCTTATAATTTAGGAAGGCTCAGGGTTTCCAACGCTACGGGAAATACGGACGGAGATGCAGATTTTGAAGAAATTGCAGCCTTGGGCGCACGTTCGTTCTCTATTTTTAATGCTGACACAAAACAGATCGTCTATGACAGCGGTGACCGTTTTGAAAGGTATATCGCCGCCAATTACCCGTTGATTTTTAATGCAGACAACGAATCAAATACCGTAAAAAACAGGAGCCGCGCAAAAGGGCCTGAACCTGAAGGCGTTACTCTGGGCACAGTTAACGGCCAGACCTATGCTTTTATAACCGTGGAAAGAACCGGAGGAGTAATGGTATACAATATCACAGATCCGAATAATCCGACTTTTACCGACTATAAAAATTCCCGTACGACTTCAGCTTACGGTGGCGACAACGGACCGGAAGGGATTATCTATATTGATGCATCGAATACCACCACAGGAAAAGGTTACGTGGTGATTGCCAATGAGATCAGCGGTACTTTATCAATGTATGAAGTAGCGCAGTCCCCGACTTTAGCTACAGGTGAAGTAAAGACTGAAAAAGCGACGTTCAATGTATTCCCTAATCCTGTAATGAAAGGAAGTACGCTTTATTTCAACAGGGCCCAGGATTACGAACTGTATGATATGTCCGGAAAACTGCTTGGAAAAGAGAAAACAGCTTTAACAATAAATACTTCAAAACTTTCTACCGGTATCTATCTTGTGAAGACTTCCGAAGGACACGTGAAGAGGGTTATTGTAAAATAG
- a CDS encoding NifU family protein produces METNIIHEDTVTRVMEALESIRPFLNKDGGDIELIDVKDNLVYVKLLGNCSGCSLNFSTLKLGVENTIKQHAPEIEKVISVE; encoded by the coding sequence ATGGAAACAAATATAATTCACGAAGATACCGTGACAAGAGTAATGGAAGCCCTGGAAAGCATCCGTCCGTTTTTAAATAAAGACGGGGGCGATATTGAGCTTATCGATGTAAAAGACAACCTGGTCTATGTAAAGCTTTTGGGAAACTGTTCCGGATGCTCCCTGAATTTCTCCACTTTAAAATTAGGAGTAGAGAATACCATTAAACAGCATGCGCCGGAAATTGAAAAAGTAATAAGCGTAGAATAG
- a CDS encoding exopolyphosphatase: MKIAAIDIGSNAARLLINEVKINNNKPEFIKLNLLRIPLRLGMDVFTLGKIGEEREKMVIDSMRIFSDLMKMYRVEHYRACATSAMRDAENGRDIINEVKKTSGIDIEIISGDEEAALVFENHIAEGLDKEFAYLYIDVGGGSTELTFYENNTMIYEKSFNIGTIRLLNNLVTPDNWKDMKEEIRKNINSKKPIVAIGSGGNINKVFSMSKTKDGKPMSITHLKKVHRELDELTVEERMTNYNLREDRADVLVHALKIFNNIMSWSEINRIFVPKISVADGLIHNIYNQLQDKK; encoded by the coding sequence ATGAAGATTGCAGCGATAGACATAGGAAGTAATGCCGCCAGACTTTTAATCAACGAAGTAAAAATCAATAATAATAAGCCGGAATTTATCAAACTTAATCTCCTGAGGATCCCTTTACGTTTGGGGATGGACGTTTTTACCCTGGGCAAAATCGGGGAAGAACGGGAAAAAATGGTGATCGATTCCATGAGGATTTTCAGCGACCTGATGAAAATGTACCGCGTAGAACATTACAGGGCGTGTGCCACCAGCGCGATGCGCGATGCGGAAAACGGACGGGACATCATCAACGAGGTAAAGAAAACATCAGGCATCGATATTGAAATTATTTCCGGTGACGAAGAAGCTGCGCTGGTATTTGAAAATCATATTGCAGAAGGCCTGGACAAAGAGTTTGCCTATTTATATATTGACGTGGGAGGCGGTTCTACCGAGCTTACTTTCTATGAGAACAATACGATGATCTACGAAAAGTCGTTCAACATCGGGACCATCCGCCTGCTGAACAATCTGGTAACGCCGGACAACTGGAAGGACATGAAAGAGGAAATCCGGAAAAACATCAACAGCAAGAAACCGATTGTTGCCATCGGCTCGGGAGGGAACATCAATAAGGTTTTTTCCATGAGCAAGACCAAAGACGGCAAACCGATGTCCATTACCCATCTTAAAAAAGTACACCGCGAACTGGACGAGCTCACGGTTGAGGAACGGATGACCAACTACAACCTTCGTGAAGACCGGGCGGATGTTCTGGTGCATGCCCTTAAGATTTTCAACAATATTATGTCCTGGTCAGAGATCAACAGGATTTTTGTCCCGAAAATATCGGTGGCAGATGGGCTGATCCACAATATCTACAATCAGCTTCAGGATAAGAAATAA
- the ppk1 gene encoding polyphosphate kinase 1: MSLHFNPRDITWLAFNERVLQEAMDEKVPLHLRIRFLGIFSNNLDEFFRVRVAGLKRAMDFKEKVIAESFYQPPSKILQKINDIVMTHQENFDRTWQKIQDEMAEQKVFIKTSKNLSAKQKDFVRRYFDEVVESNVIPILLHENTPMPYMRDKSLYLGVSMRKKEWLYSSNYAIIEIPSRFVGRFVLIPAEDPEEKNVMLLEDVITFNLPHIFSYFGYDEFSANAFKVTKDAELDLDNDIKTNFAEKIEKGLKNRRKGKPTRFVFDKDMDKALLEMLIRKLNLTKKDSIIPGGKIHNFKHFMDFPDVFEKYERPAERKSFTHQAFEHGERVTDVILKQDVLLSFPYHKYNPVIDLLREAAMDPDVKSIQITAYRLANSSKIINALIYAARNGKEVTVMLELQARFDEESNLNWKEMLEPEGITVLIGIPNKKVHAKLCIIKKRAHNKTFQYGFISTGNFNEKTARIYGDHLIMTADRGVMADINKVFNVLKKPKEDFLSVLKTCKNLLVCPQFMREKIVYHIDKEIEEAKAGRRAEMIIKANSMSDRALIEKLYEAATAGVTIRMIVRGIYCAINQKEFKEKIKAISIVDEYLEHARVMYFYHKGAEDLYISSADWMTRNLDYRIEAAVKITDKGLKKELKDILDIQLKDNVKARILDKKLSNEYISNDKEECRSQIETYRYLKAKTNKK; this comes from the coding sequence ATGTCATTACACTTTAATCCGAGAGATATTACATGGCTGGCCTTTAATGAAAGGGTTTTACAGGAAGCAATGGACGAAAAAGTACCTTTGCACCTGAGAATCCGCTTTCTGGGAATTTTCTCCAATAATTTAGATGAATTTTTCAGGGTACGGGTTGCCGGACTGAAAAGGGCGATGGATTTTAAGGAGAAAGTAATTGCAGAATCCTTTTATCAGCCGCCGTCCAAAATCCTTCAGAAAATCAATGATATTGTAATGACCCATCAGGAGAATTTTGACCGTACCTGGCAAAAGATCCAGGATGAAATGGCTGAACAGAAAGTTTTTATCAAAACATCAAAAAACCTGAGCGCAAAACAGAAGGATTTCGTAAGAAGGTATTTTGATGAAGTGGTGGAATCCAATGTGATCCCTATCCTTCTCCATGAAAACACACCAATGCCGTACATGCGGGACAAAAGCCTGTACCTGGGCGTGTCCATGAGAAAAAAAGAATGGCTGTATTCAAGCAATTATGCCATTATTGAAATTCCATCACGGTTTGTGGGACGGTTTGTCCTGATCCCGGCAGAAGACCCGGAAGAAAAAAATGTTATGCTGCTTGAAGACGTGATCACCTTTAATCTGCCGCATATTTTTTCTTACTTCGGATATGACGAATTTTCTGCCAATGCCTTCAAAGTAACCAAAGACGCCGAGCTGGATCTGGACAATGACATCAAGACCAACTTTGCGGAAAAAATAGAGAAGGGATTAAAAAACCGTAGGAAAGGAAAGCCTACCCGTTTTGTTTTTGATAAAGATATGGATAAAGCGCTGCTTGAAATGCTGATCCGGAAATTAAACCTCACCAAGAAAGACAGCATTATCCCGGGAGGGAAGATTCATAATTTTAAGCATTTCATGGATTTTCCTGATGTATTTGAAAAATACGAAAGGCCTGCCGAAAGAAAGTCTTTTACGCATCAGGCTTTTGAGCACGGCGAGCGGGTAACGGATGTTATCCTGAAACAGGATGTCCTGCTGAGCTTTCCGTATCATAAATACAACCCGGTTATTGACCTGCTCCGTGAAGCAGCGATGGATCCGGATGTAAAATCCATTCAGATTACAGCGTACCGTCTGGCAAACAGCTCAAAGATCATCAATGCATTGATTTATGCAGCCAGGAATGGAAAAGAGGTGACTGTGATGCTTGAGCTTCAGGCCAGATTTGATGAAGAATCCAATCTGAATTGGAAAGAAATGCTGGAGCCGGAAGGAATTACTGTATTGATAGGCATTCCCAATAAGAAAGTGCATGCCAAATTGTGCATCATTAAAAAACGGGCCCACAACAAAACATTCCAGTACGGATTTATCAGTACAGGAAACTTCAACGAAAAAACGGCACGGATTTACGGTGACCATCTGATCATGACCGCAGACCGAGGGGTAATGGCAGACATCAATAAAGTATTTAACGTCCTTAAAAAACCGAAAGAAGATTTTCTGTCCGTTTTAAAGACCTGTAAAAACCTGCTGGTGTGCCCGCAGTTCATGCGTGAGAAAATTGTTTACCACATCGATAAGGAAATTGAAGAGGCAAAAGCAGGAAGGCGAGCCGAAATGATCATCAAAGCCAATTCCATGAGTGACCGGGCACTGATAGAGAAACTGTACGAAGCCGCCACAGCGGGTGTTACGATAAGGATGATTGTAAGAGGTATTTACTGCGCCATCAACCAGAAGGAGTTCAAGGAAAAGATAAAAGCCATCAGTATTGTTGATGAATACCTGGAACATGCCCGGGTAATGTATTTTTACCACAAGGGAGCGGAAGATCTTTATATTTCATCCGCAGACTGGATGACGAGGAACCTGGATTACAGGATTGAAGCTGCCGTAAAAATTACGGACAAGGGTTTGAAGAAGGAATTGAAGGATATTCTGGACATACAGTTAAAAGATAACGTAAAAGCCCGTATTTTAGACAAAAAATTGAGCAACGAGTACATCAGCAATGATAAAGAGGAATGCCGTTCTCAGATTGAAACATACCGATATTTAAAAGCCAAAACGAACAAAAAATGA
- a CDS encoding NAD-dependent epimerase/dehydratase family protein has product MNSIKIILTGATGMVGEGVLMECLENPDIFQVMSVSRKPSGKKHAKLKEYIVSDFLNIDLNDENFKGYDAVFFCAGTSSIGMSEEDYTKITYDTTMHFARAVLSQNPDMVFNYVSGAYTDKTESGKQMWARVKGRTENELKKLGFRATYSFRPGFMKPVEGQENVKWFFRPFIWLVPIILPSKSLTLQQVGKAMINAVQKGYPVSTLEINDIKNLAI; this is encoded by the coding sequence ATGAACTCAATTAAAATAATCCTTACAGGAGCAACAGGCATGGTAGGAGAAGGCGTTCTGATGGAATGCCTCGAGAATCCTGATATCTTCCAGGTGATGAGCGTCAGCAGGAAACCTTCCGGGAAAAAACATGCCAAGCTGAAGGAATATATTGTTTCTGATTTCCTGAATATTGACCTGAATGACGAAAATTTCAAAGGCTACGATGCCGTTTTCTTCTGTGCCGGAACCAGCAGTATAGGAATGAGTGAAGAAGACTATACCAAAATTACCTATGATACGACCATGCATTTTGCCAGAGCCGTGCTCAGCCAAAACCCGGATATGGTTTTCAACTACGTTTCCGGGGCATATACCGATAAAACCGAAAGCGGAAAACAGATGTGGGCAAGGGTAAAAGGCAGAACGGAAAATGAATTAAAAAAACTGGGGTTCAGGGCAACATACAGTTTCCGCCCGGGCTTTATGAAACCTGTGGAGGGCCAGGAAAACGTAAAATGGTTTTTCAGACCTTTTATCTGGCTCGTTCCCATAATATTACCGTCAAAATCATTAACTTTACAACAAGTGGGTAAAGCAATGATTAATGCCGTACAGAAAGGATACCCCGTATCAACACTTGAAATCAACGACATTAAAAACCTGGCAATATGA